One Pullulanibacillus sp. KACC 23026 DNA segment encodes these proteins:
- a CDS encoding sugar porter family MFS transporter: MKVNNALIYFFGALGGLLFGYDTGVISGAILYIKKSLGLTSLTEGIVVSSILVGAMIGAAISGRLSDKYGRRKNVMVAAAIFCIGAIGTALAPSTGVLILFRIVLGIAVGCASALVPLYLSEMAPANIRGALSSLNQLMIVTGILIAYIINYIFAPIEGWRWMLGLAFVPGIILLIGMLFLPESPRWLLKQNREQEARNILQHLRKGIGVEKEIADIKKTNAEENGGWKMLKQKWVRPALIVGVGLAVFQQIIGCNTVIYYAPTTITKVGLGDSAALLGTIGIGIINVIVTIFAIWLMDKLGRKKLLLIGSIGMAVCLFALGLLTKFGGHSSATGYITLACLAVYIVFFAATWGPVVWVMIGEIFPLNVRGLGIGISGVANWGANLLVSLTFPSLLDRFGNMLFVVYGVMGILAFFFVTLYVTETKGRSLEQIEIDLRNKDQQLGTEQANQTAI; this comes from the coding sequence ATGAAAGTCAATAATGCCTTAATTTATTTCTTTGGAGCATTGGGTGGATTGCTATTTGGTTATGACACCGGTGTCATCTCTGGTGCTATCCTCTACATTAAGAAGAGTCTAGGTCTTACTTCATTAACTGAAGGAATTGTCGTCAGTTCTATATTAGTAGGTGCAATGATTGGTGCAGCGATTAGCGGCCGCTTGTCGGATAAATACGGCAGACGAAAAAACGTGATGGTTGCCGCCGCAATCTTCTGTATAGGCGCAATTGGAACCGCCTTAGCACCAAGTACTGGTGTATTAATTTTATTTAGAATTGTCTTAGGGATCGCCGTTGGATGCGCTTCAGCCCTTGTACCTTTATACCTCTCAGAGATGGCACCCGCTAATATTCGCGGAGCATTATCCAGCCTTAATCAATTAATGATTGTAACTGGGATATTAATTGCTTATATTATCAACTATATCTTTGCCCCTATTGAAGGTTGGCGTTGGATGCTCGGGCTTGCTTTCGTTCCTGGTATTATTTTACTTATTGGGATGCTCTTTTTACCAGAGAGCCCAAGATGGCTTTTAAAACAAAATCGTGAACAAGAAGCTCGAAACATTTTACAACATCTGCGTAAGGGTATTGGCGTCGAAAAAGAAATTGCTGATATAAAGAAAACCAATGCTGAAGAAAACGGCGGTTGGAAGATGCTGAAACAAAAATGGGTCCGCCCTGCTTTAATAGTCGGAGTTGGACTTGCTGTTTTCCAACAAATCATAGGTTGTAACACTGTTATCTATTATGCGCCAACTACCATTACAAAAGTTGGTTTAGGTGATTCAGCTGCCCTCTTAGGTACCATTGGAATTGGAATTATTAATGTTATTGTAACGATCTTTGCTATTTGGTTAATGGACAAACTTGGCCGTAAGAAACTTCTCTTAATAGGCAGCATCGGAATGGCTGTTTGTCTGTTCGCACTAGGTCTCTTAACTAAATTTGGTGGTCATTCTAGCGCCACAGGTTATATTACATTAGCTTGCTTAGCAGTTTACATCGTTTTCTTTGCTGCAACGTGGGGACCTGTTGTTTGGGTTATGATCGGTGAAATCTTCCCTCTTAACGTACGTGGTCTCGGAATTGGCATTAGTGGTGTAGCAAACTGGGGAGCCAACTTGCTTGTCTCTTTAACCTTCCCGTCTCTACTTGATCGATTTGGTAATATGCTATTTGTTGTTTATGGCGTCATGGGGATCTTGGCCTTCTTCTTTGTCACGCTCTATGTAACTGAAACAAAGGGACGCAGCTTAGAGCAAATTGAAATTGATTTAAGAAATAAAGATCAACAATTGGGAACAGAACAAGCCAACCAAACTGCGATTTAA
- a CDS encoding thioredoxin family protein: MNKLESINQYEDIINQERVILMFSADWCPDCRFIEPFLPELESENSRFTFYYVDRDQFIDLCSDLNVFGIPSFVAFNQGKEMGRLVNKDRKTKDEVQAFINSLGA; this comes from the coding sequence TTGAATAAACTGGAATCAATAAACCAATATGAAGACATTATTAATCAGGAACGCGTCATCCTCATGTTCTCGGCAGATTGGTGCCCTGATTGCCGATTTATTGAACCCTTCTTACCTGAACTCGAATCAGAAAACAGCCGCTTTACCTTTTACTATGTTGATCGTGATCAGTTCATTGACTTATGCAGTGATCTAAATGTTTTTGGCATTCCAAGCTTTGTGGCATTTAATCAAGGAAAAGAAATGGGTCGTTTAGTTAATAAGGATAGAAAAACAAAAGATGAAGTCCAAGCGTTTATTAATTCGTTAGGCGCCTAA
- a CDS encoding carbohydrate ABC transporter permease, with protein MAAHTKIKSGKGYNVAFTTFGVIWLIVSFYPVLYILMSSLRTQDGFLSGGPTWLPTLHPTFSNYAAVFQSGFGHYFLNSLIVSVVSVVFIVLFSLLLAYVIVRTKNRAVKIIFNVFLVGLALPIQAAIIPVYILITKLGMYDTLGGIIFPSIAFGIPMTLLFLVNFVREIPNELYESMGLEGASDFQMLRHLVTPLTMPSIISIAIYQFILAWNNFLFPLVLTQSDSVKVMPLAVVQFQGDHTMNIPITMAAVTVSALPLLLAYIFGGRYIRRGMMAGFGK; from the coding sequence ATGGCTGCTCACACAAAGATTAAAAGTGGAAAAGGTTATAATGTGGCTTTTACTACTTTTGGTGTCATATGGCTGATTGTTTCTTTCTATCCTGTCCTCTATATTCTAATGTCTAGTTTGCGTACCCAAGATGGGTTCTTATCTGGCGGGCCAACTTGGCTGCCGACCTTGCACCCCACTTTTTCAAATTATGCAGCTGTTTTTCAATCGGGGTTTGGGCACTATTTTTTGAATAGCCTTATTGTTTCGGTCGTTTCAGTTGTGTTTATTGTTCTATTTTCATTGCTTTTGGCCTATGTCATTGTTCGGACCAAAAATCGTGCTGTAAAAATTATTTTCAATGTTTTCTTAGTTGGTTTGGCTTTACCCATTCAAGCTGCTATTATCCCGGTATACATCCTTATTACAAAATTAGGTATGTATGATACGCTTGGAGGAATCATTTTTCCTTCCATAGCATTCGGTATTCCAATGACATTATTGTTCTTAGTGAACTTTGTGAGAGAGATTCCTAACGAATTATATGAGTCAATGGGACTAGAAGGGGCATCAGATTTTCAGATGTTAAGACATTTGGTTACGCCACTAACTATGCCTTCGATCATTTCCATTGCAATCTATCAATTTATCTTAGCCTGGAATAACTTCTTGTTCCCTCTTGTACTAACACAAAGTGATAGTGTTAAAGTTATGCCGCTTGCTGTTGTTCAATTCCAGGGGGATCATACTATGAATATTCCGATTACAATGGCGGCGGTTACGGTCTCTGCATTGCCATTATTGTTAGCCTACATCTTCGGTGGTCGTTATATCCGACGAGGCATGATGGCTGGATTTGGCAAATAA
- a CDS encoding ParM/StbA family protein yields the protein MSKTRIAAVDVGNDSIKAIFGELEYEINIPNIVAIDTEDRPVIGIEELDSKNPLDGIHIKVHSPALKENNEIYRVGSLATKSGNATELDLGSNKSEEDQTLVMLFATLALDAVKEENTAAFPRTKNVIDANYTLGTGLPLREIKEGKDAGYRSKLIGSVHQVEFLVTPKYQGMKVNIKFDEVKVYPEGFAAYINLVMDNNLKIINKDLIDKRILIQDIGGLSTDIAVIKNRTVDDDRAQGFNLGVSESLDEIREEIRSKYGIELDSRLDVVEIITRKNNRNHIMVKGSRTSVHEITDRILLELAKKQYRLLRNVWQKNSQTEICYFVGGGAIVLKEYIKTLNNNLDGYNIEFFEDEKESIWMMANAYYKLVTDFVRKSQKQKVPQETVKNS from the coding sequence GTGTCTAAGACTAGAATTGCGGCTGTAGACGTAGGTAACGACTCAATTAAAGCGATTTTTGGTGAGTTAGAGTACGAAATCAATATTCCTAACATCGTAGCAATAGATACAGAAGATCGCCCGGTAATTGGAATAGAAGAATTAGACAGTAAGAATCCGCTGGATGGAATTCACATCAAGGTACATTCACCAGCTTTAAAAGAAAATAATGAAATCTACCGTGTAGGGAGTTTGGCAACAAAGAGCGGTAATGCTACTGAGTTGGACTTAGGCAGTAATAAATCTGAAGAAGATCAAACATTGGTGATGCTATTTGCTACTCTCGCTCTGGATGCAGTCAAAGAAGAAAATACTGCGGCATTCCCAAGGACAAAAAATGTCATCGATGCGAATTACACATTAGGAACAGGTTTGCCTCTTCGTGAGATAAAAGAAGGTAAGGATGCTGGATATCGCTCCAAATTAATAGGCTCTGTTCATCAAGTGGAGTTTCTTGTAACGCCTAAATATCAAGGGATGAAAGTCAATATTAAATTTGATGAAGTAAAAGTCTATCCTGAAGGTTTTGCGGCTTATATCAATTTGGTGATGGACAATAACTTGAAGATCATCAATAAAGATTTAATTGATAAAAGAATTCTCATACAAGATATTGGCGGATTATCGACGGATATCGCGGTGATAAAAAATCGAACGGTTGATGATGACAGGGCTCAAGGATTCAATCTTGGGGTTTCTGAATCTTTAGACGAAATAAGAGAAGAAATTCGATCAAAGTATGGGATTGAATTAGACAGCCGCCTTGATGTCGTTGAAATTATCACGAGAAAAAATAATCGGAATCACATCATGGTTAAAGGAAGCCGGACAAGTGTTCATGAAATTACTGATCGGATCCTTCTAGAATTGGCCAAAAAGCAATACCGATTATTGCGCAATGTGTGGCAAAAAAATTCCCAAACAGAAATCTGCTATTTTGTTGGTGGAGGTGCCATTGTTTTAAAGGAATACATTAAAACATTAAATAACAATTTAGATGGTTACAATATTGAATTCTTTGAAGATGAAAAAGAGAGCATTTGGATGATGGCCAATGCATATTATAAACTTGTGACTGATTTTGTTAGAAAGAGTCAGAAACAAAAGGTACCTCAAGAAACAGTAAAGAATTCATAA